Proteins found in one Campylobacter concisus genomic segment:
- a CDS encoding flagellar hook protein FlgE has protein sequence MMRGFYNGISGIKTQSFGMDVWANNISNINNVGFKASIPEFKNLINQHMASAGSGPTNNQVGLGATKQTTALKMTNGSFQNTDNNFDLAIGGKGFFGVVDKNGRNYYTRTGSFDIDGAGNLVDNKGNLLLGTLTSFTPVTPSANALRKYGQTKGTTQAFTAKEEDLKLADTGSQKGINLPHFLFMPAKQTKNIDFKGNLNSSLITNRQTTAIDAANFNYTLDNTNKTISLNGQIPLSQTNFGAKAGDSVVVKVKDGDGKFSEFSTTLESDGSWHINNKSLKFMDFANLDVKAEVTSLVEVANKEKLSSEIYNSDGTKSLVTINFTKQIPQGSDQTIWNATATITDANGAVQNTAMGSLTFNGSGRLVSNTLTSVGDVALNFLGNGDENIYNGITSSANTKKDFVIKADGYAEGNLTKYSVDDRGNIMANFDNSRSFIVAKIALYHFQNEQGVSKVGDNLYEATPNSGEAFFYKNKAGETIYGSQILANKLEMSNVDLGQALSEVIVTQKAYEASAKSITTSDEMIQTAIQMKK, from the coding sequence GTTTAAAAATTTAATCAATCAACATATGGCTTCCGCTGGAAGTGGTCCAACTAACAATCAAGTAGGTCTTGGAGCTACAAAACAAACGACAGCTTTAAAGATGACAAATGGTAGTTTTCAAAATACTGATAATAACTTTGACCTAGCCATAGGCGGTAAAGGCTTTTTTGGCGTCGTTGATAAAAATGGTAGAAACTACTACACAAGAACAGGTAGCTTCGATATAGATGGGGCTGGAAATTTAGTAGATAATAAAGGCAACTTGCTTCTTGGTACGTTAACAAGCTTTACTCCAGTCACTCCAAGTGCTAATGCTCTTAGAAAATATGGTCAGACAAAAGGTACCACGCAGGCATTTACTGCAAAAGAAGAAGATCTAAAACTAGCCGATACTGGCTCACAAAAAGGCATAAATTTACCTCATTTTTTATTTATGCCAGCCAAGCAAACAAAAAATATAGATTTTAAAGGGAACCTAAACTCAAGTCTAATAACAAATAGACAAACAACAGCCATTGATGCGGCAAATTTTAATTATACACTTGATAATACAAATAAAACTATCTCGTTAAATGGACAAATCCCACTAAGCCAGACGAACTTTGGTGCAAAAGCAGGTGACAGCGTGGTGGTAAAAGTAAAAGACGGTGATGGTAAATTTAGTGAGTTTTCAACCACACTAGAGAGCGATGGAAGCTGGCATATAAACAATAAAAGCCTAAAATTTATGGATTTTGCTAATTTAGATGTAAAGGCTGAAGTTACATCACTAGTTGAAGTGGCCAATAAAGAAAAACTAAGCTCAGAGATATACAACAGCGATGGTACAAAGAGCTTAGTAACTATAAATTTCACAAAACAAATCCCTCAAGGTAGTGATCAAACCATTTGGAATGCAACAGCTACTATAACTGATGCAAATGGTGCTGTACAAAATACAGCCATGGGGTCGCTTACATTTAATGGTAGCGGTAGACTTGTGTCAAATACGCTAACAAGTGTTGGGGATGTGGCTTTAAATTTCCTTGGCAATGGTGATGAAAATATTTATAATGGCATAACAAGCTCAGCCAATACAAAAAAAGACTTCGTCATAAAAGCAGATGGCTATGCCGAGGGAAATCTCACAAAATATAGCGTCGATGATCGTGGAAATATCATGGCAAATTTTGACAATTCTCGCTCATTTATAGTTGCAAAAATAGCTCTATATCACTTCCAAAATGAGCAGGGCGTATCAAAAGTGGGTGATAATCTCTATGAAGCAACTCCAAATTCAGGTGAGGCATTTTTTTATAAAAATAAAGCTGGTGAGACTATTTATGGCTCACAAATTCTTGCAAATAAACTTGAAATGAGTAACGTCGATCTTGGTCAAGCGCTAAGTGAGGTTATAGTCACGCAAAAGGCTTATGAGGCTAGTGCAAAAAGTATCACAACAAGTGATGAGATGATCCAGACTGCTATTCAGATGAAGAAATAA